The following are encoded in a window of Brassica napus cultivar Da-Ae unplaced genomic scaffold, Da-Ae ScsIHWf_34;HRSCAF=63, whole genome shotgun sequence genomic DNA:
- the LOC106451527 gene encoding uncharacterized protein LOC106451527 — translation MECRFELKKGSSDRPPPPAEKKVLTKETQKSYLPAKFRDDKRGLSYSDFHREITKNVEDVCPKRLENRLKSRMGRTASGERDLVKYKSYVPSYIKKCDKPEARDVKAGAKQIDNKHARSSLSNTSTSSSLRTDESSSSTDSGKGLVDSPFRRRVNHPPLQYYLMSSKPGDCSLDNGDTSQNLCSLPDATKRDAVQVHQSPRGTAFLQNEKKDSSDVKPVPKTRTFLSPSKPESPSSTRVISRNLLADDFNKKGEKMDERIRNPRVHDMFGKEKPAAAVFVPGIVSQKQILGLSKFYDSKVLLAERVAEANRKGLFPERLAYEQRAVLDGHFRREAADGSKPFLKRLNFLSAEKNRSSSAPRSRKSESSPSRSRTLDRRSTETLPKLSDQKPVKVVAERARSISPFRRLSFSIGKSSKHSNPEDAQTLTPSRAGLENRSTSSLSETSSIDSTSAASRGRSSPLRRLLDPLIRPKSSHACRSPEPSSLKSSPSSSHQKHILSDNHQPSSSTVQALFRVTSKNDQPLFTFAVDKEQSITAATIRKQMVPEKEECGHKYTFFTVQEVQKKTGKWMNHTRKVQGQEYTSNIVAQMRVSVGSVDDLLTREYALFASESQQRANELAAMVIKIPKLAEASATTLGDYFAEVGTTVVLPSGVHSLPHKGGPSSLIQRWKSGGSCDCGGWDMGCNLRILTNQSNLSASTSDAFKLFSQGGLQDNSNQPFLSFTPYREGVYAVEYNTSLSLLQVFSICIAVNEGRNSLKTVEPNTWRVENKACGEVSSMIQNERLKSCSGPVEGEAPAKYVSNPPVSPVGRV, via the exons ATGGAGTGTCGCTTCGAGCTGAAGAAAGGTTCAAGTGATAGACCACCACCACCTGCTGAGAAGAAGGTTTTGACTAAGGAAACTCAAAAATCATATCTACCGGCTAAGTTCAGAGACGACAAGCGCGGCTTATCTTACTCCGACTTCCACCGCGAGATCACCAAAAATGTCGAAGACGTCTGTCCCAAACGCTTGGAGAATCGGCTCAAGTCACGGATGGGTAGAACCGCATCCGGTGAAAGGGACCTCGTCAAGTACAAGTCCTATGTGCCCAGTTACATCAAGAAATGTGATAAGCCTGAAGCGAGAGACGTTAAAGCTGGTGCTAAACAGATTGATAACAAGCATGCAAGGTCTTCGTTGTCCAACACAAGCACGTCTTCATCGCTCCggactgatgagtcatcatcatcTACTGATTCTGGCAAAGGTCTCGTTGATTCTCCTTTCCGCAGAAGGGTTAATCACCCTCCGCTTCAGTATTATCTCATGTCATCTAAGCCAGGAGATTGTTCTCTAGATAATGGTGATACTTCCCAAAACCTTTGCTCTTTGCCAGATGCCACTAAGAGAGATGCTGTGCAGGTTCATCAAAGCCCTCGTGGAACTGCATTCCTCCAGAACGAGAAGAAAGATTCTTCTGATGTTAAGCCCGTTCCCAAAACCAGGACTTTCTTGAGTCCATCAAAGCCTGAGAGTCCTTCATCCACGAGGGTCATATCAAGGAATCTTCTAGCAGATGATTTCAACAAGAAAGGAgagaagatggatgagagaATCCGAAACCCTCGTGTTCACGACATGTTTGGTAAAGAAAAGCCTGCTGCTGCTGTGTTCGTACCAGGGATCGTTTCTCAGAAACAGATACTCGGTTTGTCCAAGTTCTACGATTCAAAAGTGTTGTTAGCTGAGCGAGTGGCCGAAGCTAATAGAAAGGGGTTGTTCCCAGAGAGGTTAGCGTATGAACAGCGTGCTGTTTTGGACGGTCACTTCCGACGTGAAGCTGCTGATGGAAGTAAGCCCTTCTTAAAGCGTCTCAACTTCTTGAGCGCAGAGAAAAACAGATCAAGCTCAGCTCCGCGATCGAGAAAGTCCGAATCTAGTCCCTCCAGGAGCAGGACTTTAGACAGAAGGTCAACAGAGACGCTCCCCAAGCTATCAGATCAGAAACCAGTTAAAGTTGTAGCAGAAAGAGCAAGGAGCATTTCACCGTTTCGCCGACTCAGCTTCAGCATTGGGAAGTCAAGCAAACACTCCAACCCGGAAGACGCTCAGACTCTTACTCCATCGCGAGCTGGTTTAGAAAACCGTTCCACCTCTTCTCTCAGCGAAACGTCGTCCATAGATAGTACCAGTGCAGCAAGCAGAGGCAGGTCTAGTCCCTTGAGAAGGCTCCTTGACCCGCTGATAAGACCAAAATCAAGCCATGCGTGTAGATCTCCTGAGCCATCATCGCTAAAGAGTTCACCGTCGTCGAGTCACCAGAAGCATATTCTTTCTGACAATCATCAACCATCTTCTTCGACGGTTCAGGCTCTCTTTCGTGTGACTTCTAAGAACGATCAACCGCTCTTCACTTTCGCGGTTGACAAGGAACAGAGCATCACAGCAGCCACAATAAGAAAACAGATGGTTCCAGAAAAGGAAGAATGTGGCCACAAGTACACGTTTTTCACCGTTCAGGAAGTGCAGAAGAAAACTGGAAAGTGGATGAACCACACAAGGAAGGTACAAGGCCAAGAGTACACATCCAACATCGTTGCTCAGATGAGAGTCTCGGTGGGCTCTGTCGATGACCTTTTAACAAGAGAATATGCACTCTTCGCGTCAGAGTCGCAGCAGCGAGCTAACGAGCTAGCTGCCATGGTGATCAAGATCCCAAAACTTGCTGAGGCGAGCGCAACCACACTTGGAGATTACTTTGCAGAGGTTGGCACAACAGTGGTGCTTCCGAGTGGTGTTCACAGCCTCCCACACAAAGGAGGGCCTTCCTCGCTGATACAGAGATGGAAGTCTGGTGGATCATGTGACTGTGGAGGTTGGGACATGGGCTGCAACCTTAGAATCCTCACCAATCAGTCTAACCTCTCTGCCTCCACTTCAGATGCCTTCAAGCTTTTCTCTCAG GGAGGATTACAGGATAATAGCAACCAACCATTCTTGAGTTTTACTCCATACAGAGAAGGTGTTTACGCTGTTGAGTACAATACATCACTCTCACTCTTGCAAGTATTCTCCATATGTATAGCTGTCAACGAAGGACGGAACTCGTTGAAGACAGTGGAACCAAACACTTGGCGTGTAGAAAACAAGGCTTGTGGAGAGGTGTCGTCCATGATTCAGAACGAGAGGTTGAAGTCATGTTCAGGTCCTGTTGAAGGTGAGGCTCCGGCAAAGTATGTCTCAAACCCACCGGTGTCTCCTGTGGGGAGGGTTTAA
- the LOC106451531 gene encoding 17.6 kDa class I heat shock protein 2-like, protein MSMIPSFFGNNRRGGSSFFDPFSLDVWDPFKDFPSSSSFSRENSAIVNARVDWRETPDAHVFKADLPGMKKEEVKVEIEDDSVLKISGERHVEKEDKNDTWHRVERSSGQFTRKFRLPENVKMDQVKAAMENGVLTVTVPKAEMKKPDVKSIQISG, encoded by the coding sequence ATGTCGATGATTCCGAGCTTCTTCGGCAACAACAGGCGCGGCGGCAGCAGCTTCTTCGATCCTTTTTCTCTTGATGTTTGGGATCCGTTCAAGGACTttccatcatcttcttcgttttcACGGGAGAACTCCGCGATTGTGAACGCGCGTGTGGACTGGAGGGAGACTCCTGACGCGCACGTGTTCAAGGCGGATTTGCCTGGGATGAAGAAGGAGGAAGTGAAGGTGGAGATCGAGGATGACAGCGTGTTGAAGATCAGTGGGGAGAGGCACGTGGAGAAGGAGGATAAGAACGATACGTGGCACCGCGTGGAGAGGTCGAGCGGGCAGTTCACGAGGAAGTTTAGGCTTCCGGAGAATGTGAAGATGGATCAGGTGAAGGCTGCGATGGAGAACGGGGTTCTGACTGTGACTGTGCCGAAGGCGGAGATGAAGAAACCTGATGTCAAATCTATTCAGATCTCTGGCTGA
- the LOC106451533 gene encoding 17.6 kDa class I heat shock protein 2-like has protein sequence MSMIPTFFGNNRRGGNSFFDPFCLDVWDPFKDFPSSSSSFSRENSVIVNARVDWRETPEAHVFKADLPGLKKEEVKVEVEDNNVLKISGQRHVEKEDKSDTWHRVERSSGQFTRKFRLPENVKMDQVKAALENGVLTVTVPKVETEEASVRSVQISA, from the coding sequence ATGTCGATGATTCCGACCTTCTTCGGCAACAACAGGCGCGGGGGCAACAGCTTCTTCGATCCGTTTTGTCTAGATGTTTGGGACCCGTTCAAGGACTTTCCCTCATCTTCCTCTTCGTTTTCCCGAGAAAACTCTGTGATCGTGAACGCGCGTGTGGACTGGAGGGAGACGCCGGAGGCGCACGTGTTCAAGGCGGACTTACCTGGACTGAAGAAGGAGGAAGTGAAGGTCGAGGTCGAGGACAACAACGTGTTGAAGATCAGTGGTCAGAGGCACGTGGAGAAGGAGGACAAGAGCGACACGTGGCACCGCGTGGAGAGGTCGAGCGGACAGTTCACGAGGAAGTTTAGGCTGCCGGAGAACGTGAAGATGGACCAGGTGAAGGCTGCATTGGAGAACGGAGTCCTGACTGTGACGGTGCCTAAGGTAGAGACGGAGGAGGCTAGTGTCagatctgttcagatatctgccTGA